A region from the Bacteroidota bacterium genome encodes:
- a CDS encoding enoyl-CoA hydratase/isomerase family protein yields the protein MIRRINKVAVLGSGIMGSGIACHFANIGLEVLLLDIVPRELSPEEAAKGLSLKDEAVRNRIAVKNLEQAIRSKPSPLYHSSFARRITTGNFDDHMPSIAQCDWVIEVVTERLDIKQQVFERVEKYRKPGSLVTTNTSGISIEAMAQGRSDDFRKHFCGTHFFNPPRYLQLFEIIPSADTLPEVVDFLNDYAGRFLGKTAVLAKNTPAFIANRIGTYAIMNLLNHVQEFGLNVTEIDKLTGQLIGRPKSATFRTVDIVGLDTLLHVAENIRQQAADEAQEAFATPAWLAKMLENKWLGDKTGQGFFKKVTENGEKKFLSLNFSSLEYEDAPKPKLGIIDQTKNLNNLAERLPVLLADKGKAGRFFRFNFYSLLAYSSHRIPEISDELYRVDDAMRAGFGWALGPFETWDALGVQQTLQAMEAEGFSPAPWVHQMLAKGIHSFYTLRQGKRYCYRPDLGDYALIPGQENLLSLRSLSGSKLWHNNDTTIHHLGNDVLAVEFHTKMNTIGQGVLEGLNKALDLAEREYAGLVIYNEGEHFSAGANVGMIYMYAVEQDFDELDLAVQWFQKTTMRLRYSSVPVVAAPHGMVLGGGCEVCMHADKVIAHAETYMGLVEFGVGLIPGGGGVKEFALRLSDELKEGDVRINAFQQRFLTIGQAKVSTSAYEAFDLGYLRKGTDEVIVSRAHQLAQAKKAVLAMAEKGYTRPLPRTDIKVLGREAMGMVYVGADSFTTANYMSEHDKLIAEKLGWVMAGGDVSAALTEVSEQYLLNLERKAFVELCMQRKTLERMQSLITTGKILRN from the coding sequence ATGATACGAAGAATCAACAAAGTAGCCGTGCTGGGTTCCGGCATCATGGGTTCCGGTATTGCCTGTCATTTTGCCAACATCGGCCTCGAGGTGCTGCTGCTCGACATTGTGCCGCGCGAACTAAGTCCGGAGGAAGCCGCCAAGGGCTTGAGCCTCAAGGATGAAGCTGTGCGCAACCGGATTGCGGTAAAAAATCTGGAACAGGCCATCCGTTCGAAGCCCTCGCCGCTCTATCACAGCAGTTTTGCCAGGCGCATCACCACCGGCAATTTCGACGACCACATGCCGTCAATTGCGCAATGCGACTGGGTGATCGAGGTGGTTACCGAACGCCTCGACATCAAACAACAGGTATTTGAACGCGTGGAAAAATACCGCAAGCCGGGCAGCCTGGTCACCACCAATACCAGCGGTATTTCCATCGAAGCCATGGCCCAGGGCCGGTCCGACGATTTCCGCAAACATTTCTGCGGGACACATTTTTTCAACCCACCCCGCTATCTGCAACTGTTCGAAATCATCCCTTCGGCCGACACCTTGCCGGAAGTGGTTGATTTTCTGAACGATTATGCAGGAAGGTTTCTGGGCAAGACTGCCGTACTTGCCAAAAATACCCCGGCTTTCATTGCCAACCGCATCGGCACCTATGCCATTATGAACCTGCTCAATCATGTGCAGGAGTTCGGCCTCAATGTAACTGAAATTGACAAACTTACCGGCCAGCTTATCGGTCGCCCCAAATCAGCCACTTTCCGCACAGTCGATATCGTAGGGCTGGATACCTTGCTGCATGTAGCCGAAAACATTCGCCAACAGGCAGCCGACGAAGCACAGGAGGCTTTTGCCACCCCAGCTTGGCTGGCTAAAATGCTTGAAAACAAATGGTTGGGCGATAAAACAGGGCAGGGGTTCTTCAAAAAGGTGACCGAAAACGGCGAGAAGAAATTTCTTTCGCTCAATTTTTCCAGCCTGGAATATGAAGATGCGCCCAAGCCTAAGCTTGGCATCATCGACCAAACCAAAAACCTGAACAACCTTGCTGAACGCCTGCCCGTGCTGCTGGCCGACAAAGGTAAGGCGGGCAGGTTTTTCCGGTTCAACTTCTACAGTCTGCTGGCTTACAGTTCGCACCGCATCCCGGAGATCTCGGATGAGCTCTACCGTGTGGACGACGCTATGCGTGCAGGTTTTGGCTGGGCGCTCGGCCCGTTCGAAACCTGGGATGCCCTGGGCGTGCAGCAAACACTGCAAGCCATGGAAGCAGAGGGATTTAGCCCGGCACCCTGGGTGCATCAAATGCTTGCCAAAGGCATCCATAGCTTCTACACACTCAGGCAAGGAAAGCGTTATTGCTACCGCCCCGATCTGGGCGACTATGCACTGATTCCCGGTCAGGAAAACCTGCTCAGCCTGCGCAGCCTCAGCGGTTCCAAACTGTGGCACAACAACGATACTACCATCCATCACCTGGGCAACGACGTGTTGGCCGTGGAGTTTCATACCAAGATGAACACCATCGGCCAGGGTGTGCTCGAAGGACTCAACAAGGCCCTCGACCTGGCCGAGCGCGAGTATGCCGGGCTGGTCATCTACAACGAGGGCGAACACTTTTCGGCCGGCGCCAATGTGGGCATGATTTACATGTATGCTGTGGAACAGGATTTCGATGAGCTTGACCTCGCTGTGCAATGGTTCCAGAAAACCACCATGCGCCTGCGCTACTCCTCCGTGCCTGTGGTGGCTGCTCCGCACGGCATGGTGCTTGGCGGAGGTTGCGAGGTGTGCATGCATGCCGATAAGGTGATAGCCCATGCCGAGACTTATATGGGGCTTGTCGAATTTGGTGTGGGACTTATCCCCGGCGGCGGAGGTGTCAAAGAATTTGCCCTGCGGCTGTCCGATGAGCTCAAGGAGGGCGATGTGCGTATCAACGCATTTCAGCAACGCTTTCTGACCATCGGCCAGGCCAAAGTTTCCACCTCGGCCTACGAGGCCTTCGATCTGGGCTACCTGCGCAAAGGCACCGACGAGGTGATCGTTTCGCGTGCACATCAGCTGGCTCAGGCCAAAAAGGCTGTGCTTGCAATGGCCGAAAAAGGATACACACGCCCCTTGCCCCGCACCGACATCAAAGTGCTGGGCCGCGAAGCCATGGGAATGGTTTATGTGGGCGCCGACAGCTTTACCACAGCCAACTACATGAGCGAGCACGACAAACTCATCGCCGAAAAACTCGGCTGGGTTATGGCCGGTGGCGATGTGTCGGCTGCCCTCACCGAAGTGTCGGAGCAATACCTGCTCAACCTCGAGCGCAAGGCTTTTGTGGAACTGTGTATGCAGCGCAAAACCCTCGAACGCATGCAAAGCCTGATCACAACCGGAAAAATTCTGCGTAACTGA
- a CDS encoding acetyl-CoA C-acyltransferase, whose product MNAYIIGGYRTAVGKAPRGSLRFMRPDDMAAAVIRRLLADFPQIEKSRIDDLIVGNAFPEAEQGFNMGRMLSLLALDTVDVPGCTINRYCASGLESIAIAAAKIHSGMAHIVLAGGAETMSLVSMGGWRVTPNPDIARMHPKWYLSMGLTSEMVAKEYHIGRDEQDAFALRSMQKAIAALDNGVFKSQIVPLRVEENYVKDDKPARRSYVFDTDEGPRRDTSLEALARLKPAFAANGTSTAGNSSQMSDGAAFVLVVSEQVLKDLDIKPLARFVDYQVAGVEPYKMGIGPVEAIPKVLKHSGLSLNEIDLIELNEAFASQSLAVIRELNLDPDRVNINGGAIALGHPLGATGSKLSVQLLNDMRRLNKRYGMVTMCVGSGQGAAGIFENLS is encoded by the coding sequence ATGAATGCATATATCATAGGCGGATACCGCACTGCAGTGGGCAAAGCACCCCGGGGAAGCCTGCGCTTTATGAGACCCGACGACATGGCTGCGGCAGTAATCCGCAGGCTGCTGGCCGACTTTCCGCAGATCGAAAAAAGCCGTATCGACGACCTCATTGTGGGCAACGCCTTTCCGGAGGCCGAACAAGGTTTTAATATGGGGCGCATGCTCTCGCTTCTGGCACTCGACACGGTGGACGTGCCCGGCTGCACCATCAACCGCTATTGCGCATCAGGCCTGGAAAGCATTGCCATAGCTGCAGCAAAAATCCACAGCGGCATGGCCCATATCGTGCTGGCCGGCGGAGCCGAAACCATGAGCCTGGTCAGCATGGGCGGCTGGCGCGTGACACCCAATCCCGACATTGCACGCATGCACCCCAAATGGTACCTGAGCATGGGACTCACCAGCGAAATGGTGGCCAAGGAATACCACATCGGCCGCGACGAACAGGACGCCTTTGCCTTGCGCTCCATGCAAAAAGCCATCGCTGCCCTGGATAACGGCGTCTTCAAATCGCAGATCGTCCCCCTGCGGGTGGAAGAAAATTATGTGAAAGACGACAAGCCGGCCAGACGTTCCTATGTGTTCGATACCGACGAGGGTCCGCGCCGCGATACCAGCCTCGAAGCCCTGGCCAGACTCAAACCCGCCTTTGCAGCCAATGGCACCAGCACTGCCGGCAACTCCTCACAAATGTCCGACGGAGCAGCTTTCGTACTTGTGGTATCCGAGCAGGTGTTAAAAGATTTGGACATCAAACCTTTAGCCAGGTTTGTGGACTATCAGGTGGCCGGGGTCGAACCCTACAAAATGGGCATAGGTCCAGTGGAGGCTATACCCAAAGTGCTGAAACACAGTGGGCTTAGCCTGAACGAAATCGACCTTATCGAACTCAACGAAGCCTTTGCCTCGCAATCGCTGGCAGTGATACGCGAGCTCAACCTCGATCCCGACAGGGTCAACATCAACGGGGGCGCCATCGCACTCGGCCATCCCCTGGGGGCCACCGGCAGCAAGCTCAGCGTGCAGCTGCTCAACGACATGCGCCGGCTGAACAAACGCTATGGCATGGTAACCATGTGCGTAGGCTCGGGCCAGGGTGCAGCCGGAATTTTCGAAAATCTTTCTTAA
- a CDS encoding acyl-CoA dehydrogenase family protein gives MNNNKMLKGGEFLVRATAASEVFIPEEFNEEQRMMAQSCRDFNETRVIPQMNQLEKHDRGLLSQLLKEAGEMGLLAIALPEEYGGFGQNFVTSMLTTEEMGKGFSFAVAFAAHTGIGTLPILYYGNEAQKQKYLPRLASGEYIGAYCLTEPDAGSDANAGKSKATLSPDGKHYILNGVKIWITNGGVADLLIVFARIDDDKNLSAFIVEANSKGVTIGPDEEKMGIKGSSTVQIYFEDVYVPVENLLGERNGGFKIALNILNLGRIKLSGATVGAAKGVMKYATAYANERKQFGKFIASFGAIQHKLAEMAIRTYASEALTYRASQNIEDVRASLIAEGGDKGAAAVEAMRQYAIEASIAKVYGSEVLNYVVDEGVQIYGGMGYSAETQVERAFRDARINRIFEGTNEINRMVIVGELLKRGMKGEIDLLGPAMAVAKELMAIPDFGSVSADYFEQKHKVLAQFKKAILMVAGAAVQNFAERFADEQEIMLNLADMVIYTYAAESMLLRIEKQAGVLEADKLALLQDAADVYFYDVCALMHKHGLDAVNAFATGDERNAMLMGLKRFTRPQQVNPVAARRRIARHMIEVGGYPF, from the coding sequence ATGAATAACAACAAAATGCTCAAAGGAGGCGAATTTCTTGTCAGGGCCACGGCCGCATCGGAGGTGTTTATCCCCGAAGAATTTAACGAAGAACAGCGGATGATGGCGCAAAGCTGCCGCGACTTCAACGAAACCAGGGTCATCCCCCAGATGAACCAGCTCGAAAAACACGACCGCGGGCTATTGAGCCAATTGCTCAAAGAGGCCGGTGAAATGGGCCTGCTGGCCATCGCCTTGCCGGAGGAATATGGCGGATTTGGACAAAACTTTGTCACTTCGATGCTCACCACCGAAGAGATGGGCAAGGGCTTCAGCTTTGCAGTGGCATTTGCGGCGCACACAGGCATAGGCACCTTGCCAATCCTGTATTATGGCAACGAAGCTCAGAAACAGAAATACCTCCCCAGGCTGGCTTCGGGCGAATATATTGGCGCCTACTGCCTCACCGAACCCGATGCCGGTTCGGATGCCAATGCCGGCAAAAGCAAAGCTACCCTCAGCCCCGACGGCAAACATTACATCCTCAACGGTGTCAAGATCTGGATCACCAACGGCGGAGTGGCCGACCTGCTGATTGTGTTTGCCCGCATCGATGACGACAAAAACCTCAGCGCCTTTATTGTGGAGGCAAACAGCAAAGGTGTAACCATTGGTCCGGATGAAGAGAAGATGGGTATCAAAGGCTCCTCGACCGTACAGATTTACTTTGAAGACGTTTACGTGCCCGTGGAAAACCTTCTGGGCGAGCGCAACGGCGGCTTCAAAATTGCCCTGAACATCCTCAACCTGGGCCGCATCAAACTCTCCGGCGCCACTGTTGGCGCAGCCAAAGGTGTGATGAAATACGCCACGGCCTATGCCAACGAACGCAAGCAGTTTGGCAAATTCATAGCCAGCTTTGGCGCCATTCAGCACAAACTTGCCGAGATGGCCATCCGCACCTATGCCAGCGAGGCCCTTACCTACCGCGCCAGCCAGAACATCGAGGATGTGCGGGCTTCGCTCATTGCTGAGGGTGGGGATAAGGGTGCAGCCGCCGTGGAAGCCATGCGCCAGTATGCCATCGAAGCTTCGATTGCCAAGGTGTATGGCTCGGAAGTGCTCAACTATGTGGTGGACGAAGGGGTGCAGATTTACGGCGGTATGGGCTATTCGGCAGAAACACAGGTGGAACGTGCTTTCCGCGATGCCCGCATCAACCGCATCTTCGAAGGCACCAACGAAATCAACCGCATGGTCATCGTGGGCGAACTGCTCAAGCGTGGCATGAAAGGCGAGATCGACCTGCTTGGCCCCGCCATGGCTGTGGCCAAAGAACTGATGGCCATACCCGACTTCGGCAGCGTTAGTGCCGACTATTTCGAGCAGAAACACAAAGTGCTTGCCCAGTTCAAAAAAGCCATCCTGATGGTGGCCGGAGCAGCGGTACAAAACTTCGCCGAGCGCTTTGCCGACGAGCAGGAAATTATGCTCAACCTGGCCGATATGGTCATCTACACCTACGCTGCCGAGTCGATGCTGTTGCGTATCGAAAAGCAGGCGGGTGTGCTCGAAGCCGATAAGCTGGCGTTGCTTCAGGATGCTGCCGATGTTTATTTTTATGATGTCTGTGCCCTGATGCACAAGCACGGGCTGGATGCCGTGAACGCCTTTGCCACAGGCGATGAGCGCAACGCCATGCTCATGGGGCTCAAGCGCTTCACCAGGCCTCAGCAGGTGAATCCGGTGGCTGCCCGCCGCCGCATTGCCAGGCATATGATTGAAGTTGGGGGATATCCTTTTTAA
- a CDS encoding DUF4442 domain-containing protein: MMHYTAAASGHSAIGIFTGMEAMNHKRLRLFERAVHSRIMFGFYLLRKLPLGFVAGLRVERFDGEASVVSVPYGRITSNPFRSMYFAPMTMAAELASGLYALRGVLASEVPVSMLVIGMEARFLKKARSRVRFESRDGQAIANAIAACRQSNDGQEVVVHTSGFDAQGTEVARFTFHWTFRRKNIHSTQ, translated from the coding sequence ATGATGCATTACACGGCTGCAGCTTCCGGGCATTCAGCAATAGGGATTTTCACCGGAATGGAAGCCATGAATCATAAAAGACTTAGATTGTTTGAGCGGGCCGTACACAGCCGCATCATGTTTGGTTTTTACCTGTTGCGCAAGCTGCCCCTCGGCTTTGTGGCCGGGTTGCGGGTTGAGCGTTTCGACGGGGAAGCATCGGTGGTTTCGGTGCCCTACGGACGCATCACTTCCAACCCCTTTCGTTCGATGTATTTTGCGCCCATGACCATGGCTGCCGAGCTGGCTTCGGGCCTGTATGCCCTCAGGGGTGTTCTGGCCTCCGAAGTGCCCGTTTCGATGCTGGTGATCGGCATGGAAGCCAGGTTTCTGAAAAAAGCGCGCAGCAGGGTACGCTTCGAAAGCCGCGACGGCCAGGCCATTGCCAATGCCATAGCTGCCTGCCGCCAAAGCAACGATGGTCAGGAAGTGGTGGTGCATACCAGCGGCTTCGACGCACAAGGCACCGAGGTGGCCAGGTTTACCTTTCACTGGACATTCCGCAGAAAGAATATCCATTCAACACAATAA
- a CDS encoding long-chain fatty acid--CoA ligase, with protein MEVTRTFDIVARMMALYPKDDALAVKRNGRWEKFSTAEYKEKVDLFSYGLLSMGLNKGDKIFTISNNRPEWNIMDMGMSQAGGIHVPVYPNNSDDEFLHILSHSDARFVIVSSKELYEKILPLAQQTPNVEKVFTIDRVEGAPGFDDILEAGRNNPAPEKLEEVKASIKHEDLVSIIYTSGTTGRSKGVMLSHKNFLSNIMASKHLLPVDHTARFLSFLPLCHVFERMVNMLLQHEGVSVYYAESTETIGDNLREISPQGFTTVPRVLEKVYDKLILKGRELKGLKRAIFFWAVDIGLRYELNRANGAWYEFQRKIADKLVYSKWRAALGGKVEVIVSGGAALQPRLARVFTCAGLIVQEGYGLTETSPVIACNEREYPFLKFGTVGPVLKNIEVKIADDGEILMRGPSLMMGYYKDPEKTAEVIDEEGWFHTGDIGELHEHNILKITDRKKEIFKLSTGKYVAPQVIENKFKESQFIEQLMVVGENEKFAAAIICPAFHFLNGWAFLHGVKYRDSKELIKHPKVIERFQQEIDRINQGLAPHEQVKKFELTCTEWTPETGELSPTLKLRRNIVKKKYKVLLDRIYGYTDADGHLQTPMPNPNLSE; from the coding sequence ATGGAAGTAACGAGAACCTTCGACATTGTGGCCCGCATGATGGCCCTTTATCCCAAGGATGATGCCCTTGCCGTGAAACGCAACGGCCGATGGGAGAAATTTTCCACCGCCGAATACAAAGAAAAGGTTGACCTTTTCAGCTATGGCCTGCTCTCGATGGGCCTGAATAAAGGGGATAAGATTTTTACCATCAGCAACAACCGTCCCGAATGGAACATCATGGACATGGGGATGAGTCAGGCCGGCGGCATCCATGTGCCGGTGTATCCCAACAACAGCGATGACGAGTTTCTGCACATTTTGTCGCATTCCGATGCGCGCTTTGTCATTGTTTCGAGCAAGGAGCTATATGAGAAGATTCTTCCCCTGGCTCAGCAAACCCCCAATGTGGAAAAGGTGTTTACAATCGATCGGGTGGAAGGCGCACCTGGCTTCGACGACATCCTGGAAGCCGGACGGAACAACCCGGCACCCGAAAAGCTGGAAGAGGTAAAAGCCTCCATCAAACACGAAGACCTGGTTTCGATCATTTACACCTCGGGCACCACAGGCCGGAGCAAAGGCGTGATGCTGAGTCATAAAAACTTCCTGTCGAACATCATGGCCAGCAAGCACCTGCTGCCAGTGGACCATACCGCCAGATTCCTGAGCTTCCTGCCTTTGTGCCACGTGTTCGAGCGCATGGTCAACATGCTTTTGCAGCACGAGGGGGTGTCGGTTTATTATGCCGAAAGTACAGAAACCATAGGTGATAACCTGCGCGAGATTTCGCCCCAGGGCTTTACAACGGTGCCACGTGTGCTCGAAAAAGTGTACGACAAGCTGATCCTGAAAGGCAGAGAGCTCAAAGGATTGAAAAGAGCCATCTTTTTCTGGGCAGTCGACATCGGTCTGCGCTACGAGCTCAACCGTGCCAATGGTGCCTGGTACGAGTTTCAGCGCAAGATTGCCGACAAGCTGGTTTACAGCAAATGGCGGGCAGCCCTGGGCGGCAAGGTGGAGGTGATTGTGTCGGGCGGCGCTGCCCTGCAACCTCGCCTGGCCAGGGTATTCACCTGCGCCGGCCTCATCGTGCAGGAAGGCTACGGGCTCACCGAAACCTCGCCTGTGATTGCCTGCAACGAACGTGAGTATCCCTTCCTCAAATTCGGAACGGTAGGCCCGGTGCTCAAAAACATCGAAGTGAAAATTGCCGACGATGGCGAAATCCTGATGCGCGGACCAAGCCTGATGATGGGCTACTACAAAGACCCGGAAAAAACCGCCGAAGTGATTGACGAGGAAGGATGGTTCCACACCGGCGACATCGGAGAACTGCATGAACACAACATCCTCAAAATCACCGACCGGAAAAAGGAAATCTTCAAGCTCTCCACAGGCAAATATGTGGCGCCCCAGGTCATCGAAAACAAGTTCAAGGAGTCGCAGTTTATCGAGCAGCTGATGGTGGTGGGCGAAAACGAAAAATTTGCCGCAGCCATCATCTGTCCTGCCTTCCATTTCCTGAACGGTTGGGCATTTCTGCATGGCGTGAAATATCGCGACTCCAAGGAGCTCATCAAACACCCCAAAGTGATCGAACGTTTCCAGCAGGAGATCGACCGCATCAACCAGGGCCTTGCCCCACATGAACAGGTCAAGAAGTTCGAGCTCACCTGCACCGAATGGACTCCCGAAACCGGCGAACTCTCGCCCACCCTGAAGCTGCGCCGCAACATCGTCAAGAAAAAATACAAGGTGCTGCTCGACCGCATCTATGGCTACACCGATGCCGACGGGCACCTGCAAACCCCCATGCCCAATCCCAATCTCAGCGAATAA
- a CDS encoding nitronate monooxygenase — MKENPVCQLFGISFPVIQAGMVWCSGWKLASAVSNAGGLGLIGAGSMYPHVLEEHLIKCKAATGKPFGVNIPLLYPQTDELVALVIQYQVPIVFTSAGNPAKYTAMLKSHGIKVAHVVANRRFALKAAEAGVDAIVAEGFEAGGHNGMEENTTMTLIPMVRQITNLPLIAAGGIATGRQMLAAIALGADAVQVGSRFAASVESSAHPAFKQKIVEAGDGDTALMMKKLVPVRLLKNKFYELVREAENRGAGAEELKQLLGRGRAKKGMFEGDLDEGELEIGQVAAIISDIRPAADILRDMMDEFIYAAKELCGFAAATSAND, encoded by the coding sequence ATGAAGGAAAACCCTGTTTGTCAATTATTTGGAATAAGTTTTCCTGTGATTCAGGCAGGCATGGTGTGGTGCAGCGGGTGGAAGCTGGCTTCGGCCGTGAGCAATGCCGGCGGACTGGGCCTCATCGGAGCAGGTTCGATGTATCCGCATGTGCTCGAGGAGCATCTTATCAAATGCAAGGCAGCCACCGGCAAACCTTTCGGTGTAAACATTCCCTTGCTTTATCCCCAGACCGACGAACTGGTTGCGCTGGTTATTCAATATCAGGTGCCCATTGTATTCACTTCGGCGGGCAATCCGGCCAAATACACAGCGATGCTCAAAAGCCATGGCATCAAAGTGGCGCATGTGGTGGCCAACCGCCGTTTTGCCCTCAAAGCTGCCGAAGCCGGTGTGGATGCCATTGTGGCCGAGGGCTTCGAAGCCGGGGGGCACAACGGCATGGAAGAAAACACCACCATGACCCTTATCCCAATGGTCAGGCAAATCACCAACCTGCCCCTCATTGCTGCCGGAGGCATTGCCACAGGCCGTCAGATGCTGGCCGCCATTGCCCTTGGCGCCGATGCCGTGCAGGTGGGTTCGCGCTTTGCTGCCAGCGTGGAATCGTCGGCTCATCCGGCCTTCAAACAAAAAATTGTGGAAGCCGGCGATGGCGACACCGCACTCATGATGAAAAAGCTAGTGCCTGTGCGCCTGCTCAAAAACAAATTCTATGAGCTGGTGCGCGAGGCCGAAAACCGTGGGGCCGGAGCCGAGGAACTCAAACAACTGCTCGGACGCGGCAGAGCAAAAAAAGGCATGTTTGAAGGCGACCTTGATGAGGGTGAACTCGAAATTGGTCAGGTGGCCGCCATTATCAGCGATATCCGCCCGGCAGCCGATATTCTCAGGGATATGATGGACGAGTTTATCTATGCCGCAAAAGAATTGTGCGGATTCGCGGCGGCAACTTCTGCAAACGATTGA
- a CDS encoding acyl-CoA dehydrogenase family protein: protein MNFELTEEQLMIQQAARDYAQRELITDVLERDRTGEFPHRHVKALAELGFMGMMVSPQWDGAGMDTISYVLAMEELSKVDASVSVIMSVNNSLVCYGLEKYGTDAQREKYLKPLARGEKIGAFLLSEPEAGSDATSQRTMAVDMGDYYLVNGTKNWITNGNSASTYLLIAQTDPAKKHKGITAFIVDRHSEGITIGPHEDKMGMRSSDTHSVMFNDVKVPKENRIGEEGFGFTFAMKTLEGGRIGIAAQALGLASGALERAIAYAKERKAFGTAIANHQAIAFKLADMAVKVENARNLCLKAAWLKDQGKPYGFASSMAKQYAADIAMEVTTEAVQIHGGYGYVKEYHVERLMREAKLTQIYEGTSEIQKIIISRELLK from the coding sequence ATGAATTTTGAACTTACTGAAGAACAACTGATGATTCAACAGGCTGCGCGCGATTACGCCCAGCGTGAACTGATCACCGATGTACTGGAGCGCGATCGCACCGGCGAATTTCCGCACAGGCATGTGAAAGCCCTGGCCGAACTCGGATTCATGGGCATGATGGTGAGCCCCCAATGGGATGGGGCCGGCATGGATACCATCTCATATGTGCTTGCAATGGAGGAACTTAGTAAGGTGGATGCCTCAGTGAGTGTGATCATGTCGGTCAACAACTCGCTTGTATGCTATGGTCTCGAGAAATATGGCACTGATGCCCAGCGCGAAAAATACCTCAAGCCCCTGGCCAGAGGCGAAAAAATTGGCGCTTTCCTATTGTCGGAACCCGAAGCCGGCTCGGACGCCACCAGCCAACGCACCATGGCAGTGGACATGGGCGACTACTACCTGGTGAACGGCACCAAAAACTGGATCACCAATGGCAACAGCGCCTCAACCTATCTGCTTATCGCACAGACCGATCCCGCCAAAAAACACAAGGGCATCACCGCCTTTATCGTCGACAGGCACAGCGAGGGCATCACCATCGGCCCGCACGAAGACAAGATGGGCATGCGCAGCAGCGACACCCATTCGGTGATGTTCAACGACGTAAAAGTGCCCAAGGAAAACCGTATTGGCGAGGAGGGTTTCGGCTTCACCTTTGCCATGAAAACCCTCGAAGGCGGTCGCATTGGCATTGCTGCACAGGCGCTTGGCCTGGCCAGCGGCGCCCTCGAACGTGCCATCGCCTATGCCAAAGAGCGCAAGGCTTTTGGCACCGCCATTGCCAACCATCAGGCCATCGCGTTCAAACTTGCCGACATGGCCGTAAAAGTGGAAAATGCCCGCAACCTCTGCCTCAAGGCCGCATGGCTCAAAGATCAGGGTAAACCTTACGGTTTTGCAAGCTCCATGGCCAAGCAATACGCAGCCGACATCGCCATGGAAGTCACCACCGAAGCTGTTCAGATTCACGGCGGTTATGGCTATGTGAAGGAATACCACGTGGAGCGCCTGATGCGCGAAGCCAAACTGACACAGATTTACGAGGGCACCTCCGAGATTCAGAAGATCATCATCTCGCGCGAGCTCCTGAAATGA
- a CDS encoding electron transfer flavoprotein subunit beta/FixA family protein: MKVLILIGNVPDTTTKVKFNASRTAFDTAGVQWIINPWDELALTRALEVKEANAGAIESITVANVGRAETEATLRKALAIGADKAIRIDADPVDAFTVASLLAPHCKEYDLIFAGVEASDYNGNAVGPMLAEMLDIPSIAGVSGFNVENGRPVFTREIDGGSQIVEAPLPVLAIVQKGIAKEPRIPAMRGIMMARTKPLQVVQPAAAEARTRYAAFDLPPAKAACKKFGEEQARELIHALRNEAKVL; the protein is encoded by the coding sequence ATGAAAGTACTTATCCTCATCGGGAATGTGCCCGATACCACAACCAAAGTGAAATTCAACGCCAGCCGCACGGCATTCGACACCGCCGGTGTGCAGTGGATCATCAATCCCTGGGATGAGCTGGCGCTTACCCGTGCCCTAGAAGTCAAGGAAGCCAATGCCGGCGCCATCGAGTCGATAACGGTTGCCAACGTGGGTAGGGCCGAAACTGAAGCCACCCTGCGCAAGGCCCTCGCTATCGGTGCCGATAAAGCCATCCGCATTGATGCCGACCCGGTTGATGCCTTCACTGTGGCTTCGCTGCTGGCGCCCCATTGCAAGGAATACGACCTCATTTTTGCTGGCGTGGAAGCATCGGACTACAACGGAAATGCTGTTGGCCCGATGTTGGCCGAAATGCTCGATATCCCCTCCATTGCCGGGGTTTCTGGCTTTAATGTGGAAAATGGCAGGCCGGTGTTTACCCGCGAAATTGATGGAGGCAGCCAGATTGTCGAAGCTCCGCTTCCGGTATTGGCCATTGTGCAGAAAGGCATAGCCAAAGAACCACGTATTCCGGCCATGCGCGGCATCATGATGGCACGCACCAAACCACTCCAGGTTGTGCAACCCGCCGCAGCAGAAGCCCGCACCAGATATGCTGCCTTCGACCTGCCACCGGCAAAAGCTGCCTGCAAAAAGTTTGGCGAAGAACAGGCCCGTGAACTGATTCATGCCTTGCGCAACGAAGCTAAAGTGCTCTAA